One Paraburkholderia agricolaris DNA segment encodes these proteins:
- a CDS encoding nuclear transport factor 2 family protein has translation MTTSTDVSTLIRDCYAAYERKDRSAIEPLLSDDFTFSSPRDDHISKAVYFERCWPFNEQVEHFHIEKLFVEGNEAFVTYVCKPKGRTPFRNTEFFRTRNGQIVEVTVYFGSSAEDVSPT, from the coding sequence ATGACCACCAGCACCGACGTTTCCACGCTTATCCGTGACTGCTACGCCGCGTACGAACGCAAAGACCGCAGCGCAATCGAGCCGCTGCTCAGCGACGACTTCACGTTCAGCAGCCCGCGTGACGATCACATCAGCAAAGCGGTCTACTTCGAACGCTGCTGGCCGTTCAACGAACAGGTCGAACACTTCCACATCGAAAAGCTGTTTGTCGAAGGCAACGAGGCGTTTGTCACATACGTCTGTAAGCCGAAAGGCCGCACGCCGTTTCGCAACACCGAGTTTTTTCGCACGAGGAATGGTCAGATTGTCGAGGTGACGGTGTATTTCGGTTCGTCGGCCGAAGACGTGTCGCCCACCTGA
- a CDS encoding TetR/AcrR family transcriptional regulator, with the protein MNHSTPKERKPRADAQRNRERILEEAKTAFTRAGGDISLEDVARQAGVGVGTLYRHFPTRDTLLESVYRAEVGKLADDALKLADSLPPLDALRSWMMLFIDYIATKKIIAPALNSIVGGPTKLFESSGAQIKDAIQSLVSRAVVSGDIRADLEPLDLLRALVGVSNVASAPDWQQSAKRLVDILLLGSRPPG; encoded by the coding sequence ATGAATCACTCGACACCAAAAGAACGAAAACCCAGGGCCGACGCGCAACGCAATCGCGAGCGCATCCTCGAAGAAGCGAAAACGGCATTTACACGCGCAGGAGGCGATATCAGCCTCGAAGACGTCGCCCGTCAGGCGGGCGTTGGCGTAGGCACGCTATATCGGCACTTTCCCACGCGTGACACACTGCTCGAAAGTGTCTATCGTGCCGAGGTGGGAAAACTTGCGGACGACGCGCTAAAGCTGGCCGACTCCCTGCCCCCGCTCGATGCGTTGAGATCCTGGATGATGCTCTTCATCGACTACATCGCCACCAAGAAGATCATCGCGCCCGCGTTGAATTCAATCGTCGGGGGGCCGACGAAACTGTTTGAATCGTCAGGGGCCCAGATCAAGGACGCGATCCAGTCGCTTGTTTCGCGCGCCGTCGTCAGCGGCGACATTCGTGCCGATCTCGAGCCACTGGACCTCCTGCGCGCGCTGGTTGGTGTTTCCAATGTCGCCTCTGCGCCAGACTGGCAGCAAAGTGCAAAAAGGCTGGTCGATATCCTTCTACTCGGGTCCCGGCCGCCCGGATAA
- a CDS encoding LysR family transcriptional regulator has translation MKVCGSVHKETAAGEYLHTSQANVSSWIRGLESELDVLLVERIGPTGRTVTLTLKGRELLAHAERVALSEAPAPLVNAFVAACAA, from the coding sequence ATGAAGGTGTGCGGCAGCGTTCACAAGGAGACGGCGGCCGGCGAATATCTTCATACGTCGCAGGCCAACGTGTCCTCATGGATTCGCGGACTCGAAAGTGAGCTTGACGTGCTGCTGGTCGAGCGTATCGGCCCTACCGGCCGTACCGTTACGCTGACGCTCAAGGGCCGTGAGTTGCTCGCACATGCCGAACGTGTGGCGCTCAGCGAAGCGCCGGCGCCGCTCGTCAACGCGTTCGTGGCGGCATGCGCGGCGTAG
- a CDS encoding FAD-dependent monooxygenase: MIYDVVIAGGGPVGLFLACELRLAELSVLVLELAEDPGSPFKRLPFGMRGLSVPTIEAFYRRGLLNDIAQPQLAKDDSARSSVSAEGQGAQQPRRQVGHFAGIPFDNDNIDVSKWTYRLPGPVGTSMAADMEHIESALGARAKALGVEIRRGAGVEDLEQSDEEVTVRAGSETFRGRWLVGCDGGRSTVRKISGFEFVGTDPEFTGYSVLVEMADPDKLKLGRNYTPTGMYFQSRPGTIAMAEFDGGVSHRTQPLTLEHVQAVLRRVSGADVTLTALKLATTWTDRAYQATTYRKGRVLLAGDAAHIHSPLGGQGLNLGLGDAMNLGWKLAATIRGDAPAGLLDSYSSERHPVGAQVLDWSRAQVTLMRPSRHSRALEAIIRDLIDTRDGATYFAGRVWGVSLCYELGGGHPLVGRSAPDFELLDGTKLGELLTNGKGLLLDFDSRPSLQTLASRWSGRITYAASDAKDRLGLSAVLVRPDGVVAWAGEAFPDLEQAAQIASRWFGEPEDTRESA; encoded by the coding sequence TTGATCTATGACGTCGTGATTGCCGGCGGCGGCCCCGTCGGCCTGTTTCTGGCCTGTGAGCTGCGGCTCGCAGAGCTCTCGGTGTTAGTGCTGGAGCTAGCCGAGGATCCGGGCTCGCCCTTCAAGCGACTCCCGTTCGGCATGCGCGGCCTTTCAGTACCCACCATCGAAGCCTTTTACCGTCGCGGATTGCTGAACGACATTGCGCAGCCCCAACTCGCGAAAGACGACTCGGCCCGCAGCAGCGTTTCGGCTGAGGGGCAAGGCGCGCAACAGCCGCGCCGCCAGGTCGGCCATTTCGCCGGCATTCCCTTCGACAACGACAACATCGATGTCTCGAAGTGGACGTATCGTCTGCCAGGCCCGGTCGGCACCAGCATGGCGGCCGATATGGAGCACATCGAGTCCGCCCTGGGCGCTCGCGCAAAGGCGCTGGGGGTTGAGATCAGGCGCGGCGCCGGTGTTGAAGACCTCGAGCAGTCGGACGAAGAAGTCACCGTTCGCGCCGGTAGCGAGACCTTTCGCGGACGCTGGCTGGTCGGCTGTGACGGCGGCCGCAGCACCGTGCGCAAGATAAGCGGCTTTGAGTTCGTCGGCACCGATCCTGAGTTTACCGGCTACTCCGTTCTGGTCGAGATGGCTGATCCGGATAAACTCAAATTAGGCCGCAACTACACGCCGACGGGCATGTATTTTCAGTCCCGGCCCGGGACGATTGCGATGGCCGAGTTCGACGGGGGTGTTTCCCACCGAACCCAACCGCTCACACTTGAGCACGTGCAGGCCGTGTTGCGCCGTGTCTCCGGCGCCGACGTCACCTTGACCGCGCTAAAGCTTGCCACCACCTGGACGGATCGCGCGTACCAGGCCACGACTTACCGCAAAGGACGCGTGCTGCTCGCGGGCGACGCCGCGCACATTCATTCTCCGTTGGGCGGCCAGGGGCTCAACCTTGGGCTTGGCGACGCGATGAACCTTGGATGGAAACTTGCGGCCACCATCCGCGGCGACGCGCCGGCCGGTCTGCTCGACAGCTATTCGAGCGAACGGCATCCGGTGGGGGCGCAAGTACTTGACTGGTCACGCGCCCAGGTTACGCTCATGCGGCCGAGCCGGCATTCGCGCGCGCTCGAAGCCATCATCCGCGATCTTATCGACACGCGTGACGGCGCGACTTACTTCGCCGGGCGCGTGTGGGGCGTTTCTCTATGCTACGAGCTTGGCGGCGGCCATCCGCTGGTGGGCCGCAGCGCTCCCGATTTCGAGTTGCTCGACGGGACGAAGCTCGGCGAACTTCTCACAAACGGAAAAGGCTTGCTTCTGGACTTTGACTCTCGACCATCGCTTCAGACTCTGGCGAGCCGCTGGAGCGGCCGGATCACGTATGCCGCAAGTGATGCCAAAGATCGGCTTGGCTTGAGCGCGGTGCTCGTGCGGCCGGATGGGGTCGTCGCCTGGGCTGGTGAGGCTTTCCCTGACCTTGAACAAGCGGCTCAGATCGCGTCGCGCTGGTTCGGCGAACCCGAAGATACGCGTGAATCGGCCTGA
- a CDS encoding DHA2 family efflux MFS transporter permease subunit, with protein MTHSIHGNKRWLALIVLCLGVLMIVLDTTIVNVALPSIAADLGFTETSLVWVVNAYMLTFGGCLLLGGRLGDLYGHRKLFLGGITLFTLASLACGMANSQILLVCARAVQGLGGAVVSAVSLSLIMNLFTETGERAKAMGVYGFVCAGGGSIGVLLGGLLTNLLSWHWIFLVNLPIGIAVYALCVALLPSARGHAHGERLDVAGAVTVTASLMLAVYAVVNGNEAGWTSAQTLGLLFAALVLLAVFLIIEARVQHPLMPLGLFRLRNVATANVVGVLWAAAMFAWFFISALYLQRVLGYRPLQVGLAFLPANLIMAFFSLGLSARVVMRFGLRLPLAAGLLVAAVGLALFARAPVNGSFVLDVLPGMILLGFGAGIAFNPMLLAAMSDVDPSDSGLASGIVNTSFMMGGALGLAVLASLAAARSDAMQASESATAALNSGYHVAFLFGAIFAAAAGVLGGLLLRPGQAGGAPADTHELGHGSSASDQPRAAGNEAATENY; from the coding sequence ATGACCCATTCCATCCACGGCAACAAGCGCTGGCTGGCACTGATCGTTCTGTGCCTCGGCGTGCTCATGATCGTGCTCGATACGACGATCGTGAACGTTGCATTGCCGTCGATCGCAGCCGACCTCGGTTTTACCGAGACCTCGCTGGTGTGGGTGGTCAATGCGTACATGCTCACGTTCGGCGGCTGTCTGCTGCTGGGTGGGCGGCTCGGCGATCTGTACGGCCACCGCAAGCTTTTTCTAGGCGGCATCACGCTGTTCACGCTGGCCTCGCTCGCCTGCGGCATGGCGAACTCGCAAATCCTGCTGGTGTGCGCGCGTGCCGTGCAGGGCCTGGGCGGTGCGGTCGTCTCCGCTGTGTCGCTGTCACTGATCATGAATCTGTTCACCGAGACCGGCGAACGGGCCAAAGCGATGGGCGTGTATGGTTTTGTCTGCGCGGGTGGCGGCAGCATCGGCGTCCTGCTCGGCGGCCTGCTGACCAACCTGCTGAGCTGGCACTGGATCTTTCTCGTCAACTTGCCGATTGGCATCGCCGTCTACGCGCTGTGTGTCGCGCTCCTGCCGTCCGCGCGCGGTCACGCTCATGGCGAACGGCTCGACGTAGCCGGTGCGGTGACGGTCACGGCTTCGCTAATGCTCGCCGTATACGCGGTGGTGAACGGCAATGAAGCCGGCTGGACCTCGGCGCAAACGCTGGGTCTGCTGTTCGCCGCACTCGTGCTGCTGGCCGTGTTTCTTATTATCGAAGCGCGCGTGCAACATCCGTTGATGCCGCTCGGACTGTTCCGTCTGCGCAATGTCGCGACCGCCAACGTGGTCGGCGTACTCTGGGCGGCGGCAATGTTCGCGTGGTTCTTCATCTCCGCGTTGTATCTGCAGCGCGTGCTCGGTTACCGGCCCTTGCAGGTCGGGCTCGCGTTTTTGCCGGCCAATCTGATCATGGCGTTTTTTTCGTTGGGCCTGTCGGCGCGCGTAGTGATGCGTTTCGGTCTGCGCCTTCCGCTGGCCGCCGGGTTGCTGGTCGCGGCGGTTGGCCTCGCGCTGTTCGCACGGGCGCCGGTCAACGGCAGCTTCGTGCTCGACGTGCTGCCCGGCATGATCCTGCTCGGCTTCGGTGCGGGCATCGCGTTCAATCCCATGCTGCTGGCCGCCATGAGCGACGTCGACCCGAGCGATTCGGGCCTCGCGTCCGGTATCGTCAATACGTCGTTCATGATGGGCGGCGCGCTCGGTCTCGCGGTGCTGGCAAGTCTTGCCGCCGCGCGCAGCGACGCGATGCAAGCTTCTGAAAGCGCCACAGCCGCGCTCAATAGCGGCTACCACGTGGCGTTTCTGTTCGGTGCGATCTTCGCGGCGGCTGCGGGTGTGCTGGGCGGGTTGTTGTTGCGTCCCGGGCAGGCTGGCGGCGCTCCTGCGGACACGCATGAGCTCGGACACGGCTCGTCGGCATCGGATCAGCCTCGCGCCGCCGGCAATGAGGCGGCGACAGAAAACTACTGA
- a CDS encoding TetR/AcrR family transcriptional regulator translates to MSVTKRQQIVNKATDLFSKHGFHPVGVDWIIDDSGVARMTMYRHFSGKEDLIREVLEQRYSVIVEGIAQQMAPASDATSRLKAIFDWYEIWFRSPEFAGCLFERALAEFGPTYPKVSEVALRYREKLQGWMSEILREIVPPPAADQLASVCLMLLDGATIEARAFGDPTVATRAWQAVDLLLRQTKDSRQ, encoded by the coding sequence ATGTCTGTGACCAAGCGCCAGCAGATAGTGAACAAGGCGACGGATCTGTTTTCAAAACATGGCTTTCATCCCGTCGGCGTTGATTGGATCATTGACGATTCGGGCGTAGCCAGAATGACCATGTATCGGCATTTTTCGGGCAAGGAAGATCTGATCAGGGAAGTTTTGGAGCAGCGCTACAGCGTTATCGTGGAGGGCATTGCGCAGCAGATGGCGCCGGCATCGGACGCCACCTCCCGGCTGAAAGCCATCTTTGACTGGTATGAGATATGGTTCCGGAGTCCTGAATTTGCAGGATGTCTGTTCGAGCGTGCCCTTGCCGAATTCGGCCCCACCTATCCCAAGGTCTCGGAAGTGGCGCTTCGTTACCGCGAGAAGTTGCAGGGTTGGATGAGCGAGATTCTGCGGGAGATCGTACCGCCACCGGCGGCTGACCAGTTGGCTAGCGTTTGTTTAATGCTGTTGGATGGCGCGACGATCGAAGCTCGCGCATTCGGCGACCCAACCGTTGCAACGCGGGCCTGGCAGGCAGTGGACCTTCTTCTGCGTCAGACAAAAGACTCACGTCAGTAA
- a CDS encoding glutathione S-transferase family protein, with protein sequence MLIVHHLNNSRSQRVLWLLEELGVPYEIKRYERDPKTMLAPPELRAIHPLGKSPVIVDEGQTIAESGAIIEYLVDKYGQGRFAPAAGTPERLRYTYWMHYAEGSAMPPLLLKLVALRIAGAPMPFFAKPIARKIAATLQSSFIDPQLKLHLGYINKELGATGWFVGTDFTAADVQMSFPLEAATARGGMEGQIPAVVDFLKRIHARPAYQRALERGGKYELLGGD encoded by the coding sequence ATGCTGATCGTCCATCATCTGAACAACTCCCGCTCGCAACGCGTGTTGTGGCTGCTCGAAGAACTCGGCGTTCCGTACGAGATCAAGCGCTACGAGCGTGACCCGAAAACGATGCTCGCGCCGCCCGAATTGCGCGCGATCCATCCGCTCGGCAAGTCGCCCGTGATTGTGGACGAGGGGCAGACCATCGCCGAATCGGGCGCGATCATCGAGTATCTGGTCGACAAGTACGGTCAAGGCCGCTTCGCGCCCGCCGCGGGCACGCCCGAGCGTCTGCGCTACACCTACTGGATGCACTATGCGGAAGGCTCGGCAATGCCGCCGCTGCTGCTCAAGCTGGTCGCCCTGCGTATCGCTGGCGCGCCGATGCCCTTCTTTGCCAAACCGATCGCCCGCAAGATCGCCGCGACGCTGCAGTCGAGCTTCATCGATCCGCAGTTGAAGCTGCACCTTGGCTACATCAATAAGGAATTGGGCGCGACGGGCTGGTTCGTCGGCACCGATTTCACAGCGGCCGACGTTCAGATGAGCTTTCCGCTGGAAGCCGCCACCGCACGTGGCGGCATGGAAGGGCAGATTCCCGCTGTCGTCGATTTCCTGAAGCGTATTCACGCGCGGCCGGCCTATCAGCGGGCGCTGGAGCGCGGCGGCAAGTACGAACTGCTGGGCGGCGACTGA
- a CDS encoding LysR substrate-binding domain-containing protein translates to MDIRQLKYFVAIVDCGSLSKAAEQLCVAQPSLSQQVAGLETELKTTLLLRSHQGVQPTEAGRALYLRARDVLRQMAQIPLAVQVNGTESGQVAIGLPTSVAVVFALPMFNYVRRHYPGIRLQIVEGMSGYLAELMANGRLDMAILFRESETRGVSVHPLFEENLFVFGQIAGIGPAHDVTLRQLANVPMVLPSAANGLRVLIERAFAREGIEPDIVADVDSLPTMLAIAREGEVVTIVSSDAFGRNTADQHLIHRLIDPEISRPVGLCVPNALPTSAASLAIQKVVTRLVAELVESGVWSGVLHPNDAGTA, encoded by the coding sequence ATGGATATCCGCCAGCTCAAATACTTCGTTGCAATCGTCGATTGCGGCAGCCTCTCGAAGGCGGCCGAACAGCTTTGTGTGGCGCAGCCTTCGCTTAGCCAGCAGGTCGCCGGACTCGAAACCGAACTGAAAACGACGCTGCTGTTGCGCAGTCACCAGGGCGTCCAGCCGACCGAAGCCGGTCGCGCACTCTATCTTCGCGCTCGCGACGTGCTCCGTCAGATGGCGCAGATTCCCCTCGCGGTGCAGGTCAACGGCACGGAATCCGGACAGGTTGCGATTGGCTTGCCGACCAGCGTCGCGGTCGTGTTCGCGCTACCCATGTTCAACTACGTACGGCGTCATTATCCTGGCATCCGTTTGCAGATCGTCGAAGGCATGAGCGGATACCTCGCCGAATTGATGGCGAACGGGCGCCTCGATATGGCCATCCTGTTTCGCGAATCGGAAACACGAGGCGTCTCGGTACATCCGCTGTTCGAGGAAAACCTGTTCGTGTTCGGACAGATCGCCGGCATCGGCCCGGCGCATGACGTAACGTTGCGTCAACTCGCGAACGTGCCGATGGTTCTACCGAGCGCGGCGAATGGTTTGCGCGTGCTGATCGAGCGCGCCTTTGCACGCGAAGGCATCGAGCCCGATATCGTCGCCGATGTCGATTCGCTGCCGACCATGCTCGCCATCGCGCGCGAGGGCGAGGTGGTGACGATCGTTTCGTCGGATGCATTCGGGCGCAACACCGCGGACCAGCATCTGATCCATCGGCTGATCGATCCGGAGATCAGCCGTCCCGTCGGCTTGTGTGTGCCGAATGCGCTGCCCACCAGCGCCGCCTCACTGGCGATTCAGAAGGTGGTCACACGCCTTGTCGCCGAGCTGGTCGAAAGCGGCGTCTGGTCCGGTGTGCTGCACCCCAACGACGCCGGCACGGCATAG
- a CDS encoding AraC family transcriptional regulator: MNPVGKALWFIESHFARALTLDEIANGGCVSRFHLARAFEAATGFSVMRYVRARRLSEAARHLTDGAPDILAVAVDAGYGSHEAFTRAFREQFGLTPEALRARGHLDNLAIVEPIRMDKPFLTHLEPPRFEDGKPFLVAGLSERYTCETTAAIPSQWQRFGDHFGRVPGQVGNLAYGVCYNADDAGNIDYLCGVEVSDFSALPAELSRLRIAPQRYAVFIHREHVSTVRHTWNAIWNQWLPESGHVPADAPNFERYDEKFDPVSGMGGLEIWLPLKT, from the coding sequence ATGAATCCCGTCGGAAAAGCGCTCTGGTTTATCGAAAGTCACTTTGCCCGCGCGCTGACGCTGGACGAAATCGCCAATGGCGGGTGCGTATCGCGCTTTCATCTGGCGCGTGCGTTCGAAGCAGCCACCGGGTTTTCGGTGATGCGCTACGTTCGCGCGCGCCGCTTGAGCGAAGCGGCACGACACCTAACCGACGGTGCCCCCGATATCCTGGCGGTTGCTGTCGATGCCGGTTACGGTTCTCACGAAGCATTCACGCGAGCGTTTCGCGAGCAATTCGGGCTCACGCCCGAAGCGTTGCGTGCGCGTGGTCACCTCGACAACCTTGCTATCGTGGAGCCGATCAGAATGGACAAACCCTTTCTCACGCATCTCGAACCGCCGCGTTTCGAAGACGGCAAACCGTTTCTCGTCGCGGGGCTCAGCGAGCGCTATACATGCGAAACCACCGCCGCGATTCCTTCGCAGTGGCAGCGCTTTGGCGACCACTTCGGCAGAGTGCCGGGCCAGGTCGGCAACCTCGCGTATGGCGTCTGCTATAACGCCGACGACGCCGGCAATATCGATTATCTATGCGGCGTCGAAGTCAGCGACTTCTCAGCCTTGCCTGCCGAACTGAGCCGCTTGCGCATTGCCCCGCAGCGCTACGCGGTGTTCATTCACCGCGAGCATGTCTCGACCGTGCGGCACACGTGGAATGCGATCTGGAATCAATGGCTGCCGGAATCGGGACATGTTCCCGCCGATGCACCGAACTTCGAGCGCTATGACGAAAAATTCGATCCGGTCAGCGGTATGGGTGGGCTCGAGATCTGGTTGCCGTTGAAGACCTAG
- a CDS encoding SDR family NAD(P)-dependent oxidoreductase produces the protein MAEKFGATSTTDDVLSGVDLHGKRILVTGVSAGLGVETARALAVHGASVVGAARDLEKAQQAIAEARRNAAAAGGSIDLVELDLANLASVRACADKLLAQGQPFDIIIANAGVMATPFGKTADGFEMQFGTNHLGHFVLVNRLASLIRSGGRVVVLASSGHRFADVDLDDPGFERTPYDPFVAYGRAKTANVLFAVAFDQRHRVRGVRAAAVHPGGIHTELARHMDESQITALLERINSQLAAEGQGPFQFKTIPQGAATSVWAAVVAAAEDVGGRYCENCHTSEVVADDVVITPVSEGVRRYALDAAHADALWRKSEEMVGESF, from the coding sequence ATGGCTGAGAAATTTGGTGCAACTTCGACGACGGACGACGTGCTCTCGGGCGTCGATCTTCACGGCAAACGAATTCTTGTAACGGGCGTCTCGGCAGGGCTTGGCGTGGAGACGGCACGGGCGCTCGCGGTGCACGGGGCGAGTGTGGTTGGCGCTGCCCGAGACCTCGAAAAGGCGCAGCAAGCGATTGCCGAAGCACGGCGCAATGCCGCTGCGGCAGGCGGCAGCATCGATCTGGTTGAGCTCGACCTCGCGAACCTCGCGAGCGTCCGGGCTTGCGCCGACAAGCTGTTGGCGCAAGGTCAACCCTTTGACATCATCATTGCGAATGCGGGCGTGATGGCGACACCTTTTGGCAAAACAGCAGATGGATTCGAGATGCAGTTCGGCACGAATCATCTGGGGCATTTCGTGCTCGTGAATCGCCTGGCTTCGCTGATCCGATCTGGTGGGCGGGTGGTCGTCCTGGCGTCGTCAGGGCACCGTTTCGCGGACGTGGATCTCGACGACCCCGGTTTCGAGCGTACGCCCTACGATCCGTTCGTCGCGTACGGACGCGCCAAGACGGCGAATGTTCTCTTTGCCGTTGCTTTCGATCAGCGACATCGCGTGCGTGGCGTGCGGGCAGCCGCCGTTCATCCGGGCGGAATTCACACGGAGCTGGCTCGTCATATGGACGAAAGCCAGATCACGGCACTGCTCGAGAGAATCAACAGTCAGCTTGCAGCGGAGGGACAAGGGCCGTTCCAGTTCAAAACGATCCCGCAGGGTGCCGCGACTTCGGTATGGGCCGCGGTAGTGGCAGCAGCCGAAGACGTTGGTGGCAGATACTGCGAAAACTGCCACACGAGCGAAGTTGTCGCGGACGATGTTGTCATTACGCCCGTCAGCGAAGGCGTTCGACGTTACGCGCTCGACGCCGCACATGCTGACGCCCTCTGGCGCAAGAGCGAAGAGATGGTGGGCGAATCGTTCTGA
- a CDS encoding dienelactone hydrolase family protein yields the protein MADSFIEVVAQDGGRFNAYIARPAQGSGPRLVLLQEIFGINETMKSMADRFAEEGYVVLVPDLFWRIKPGISLGYGEADMKQALDYLGRFDVDLAVDDIAATVATLRALPEQAGKVGAVGYCLGGKLAFLSAARTDVDCAVSYYGVGLEANLDEVPAVRCPMVFHFPENDAHCPPETRERISAALRTRPQIEQYVYPGCDHAFAAPSRPQYDKPAAMMAYSRTLALLRKVLGPVYDLNALWEAHCYYEFATRDVDAVMPTMVAQPYVNHVPTMTGGVGHDKLKRFYTHHFVNSNPADTKLIPISRTIGADRIVDEFIFSCTHSCEIDWLLPGVVPTGKYFEVPMLAVVCFRGDKLYNEHIYWDQASVLVQVGLLNPEGLPVAGIESARKLLDETLPSNQLMGTKSRV from the coding sequence ATGGCTGACTCTTTCATCGAAGTCGTCGCTCAGGATGGCGGCCGTTTCAACGCCTACATTGCGCGTCCGGCGCAAGGCTCGGGTCCAAGGCTCGTGCTGCTGCAAGAAATTTTCGGCATCAACGAGACCATGAAGTCGATGGCCGATCGCTTCGCCGAAGAAGGCTACGTGGTGCTGGTGCCGGATCTGTTCTGGCGGATCAAGCCGGGCATTTCGCTCGGCTACGGCGAGGCCGATATGAAGCAGGCGCTCGATTATCTCGGGCGCTTCGATGTCGATCTGGCCGTCGACGATATCGCGGCAACAGTCGCGACCCTGCGTGCCTTGCCCGAGCAGGCCGGCAAGGTAGGCGCGGTCGGTTATTGTCTTGGCGGCAAGCTCGCGTTCCTGAGCGCGGCACGCACTGACGTGGACTGCGCGGTCAGTTACTACGGCGTCGGCCTCGAAGCGAATCTGGATGAAGTACCGGCCGTACGCTGCCCGATGGTGTTCCACTTCCCCGAAAACGACGCGCATTGTCCGCCCGAAACGCGCGAGCGAATCAGCGCGGCGCTGCGCACGCGTCCACAGATCGAGCAATACGTGTACCCGGGCTGCGATCATGCGTTCGCCGCACCGTCACGCCCGCAGTACGACAAACCGGCCGCGATGATGGCCTATTCGCGCACGCTCGCGCTGCTGCGCAAAGTGCTGGGTCCCGTTTACGATCTGAACGCGTTGTGGGAGGCTCACTGCTACTACGAGTTCGCCACGCGCGACGTGGATGCGGTCATGCCGACCATGGTCGCGCAACCCTACGTCAATCACGTCCCGACCATGACGGGCGGCGTAGGCCACGACAAGCTCAAGCGTTTCTACACGCATCACTTCGTCAATTCGAATCCTGCCGATACGAAGCTGATTCCAATCTCGCGCACGATCGGCGCCGATCGCATTGTCGACGAGTTCATTTTTAGCTGCACGCATAGCTGCGAAATCGACTGGCTGCTGCCCGGCGTCGTGCCAACCGGCAAGTATTTCGAGGTGCCGATGCTGGCCGTGGTGTGCTTTCGCGGCGACAAGCTGTACAACGAGCACATCTACTGGGATCAGGCTTCCGTGCTCGTGCAGGTCGGCTTGCTGAATCCCGAGGGACTGCCGGTGGCCGGCATAGAAAGCGCGCGCAAGCTGCTTGACGAGACGTTGCCGTCGAATCAGTTAATGGGTACGAAGTCGCGGGTGTGA